A window of Arsenophonus sp. aPb contains these coding sequences:
- a CDS encoding SLATT domain-containing protein, whose translation MTDNYKILEGQLRECYGRIIYSHKTHEKCADILFNRHKFIKCSQIVLSAFVTGGLVTALFDFSALIEYKKLGTLVAVLLSTILLTLNSYIKDYDLGEIAQKHRQAGADLWIIREKYLSLLTDLRMKTVPLNDLCLRRDKLTEDLHAVYTGAPSTNYKAYVKAQKALKELEDMTFSDDEIDEFLPKELRRK comes from the coding sequence ATGACTGATAACTATAAAATTCTTGAAGGACAGTTACGCGAATGTTATGGACGAATTATTTACTCTCACAAAACACACGAAAAATGTGCAGATATTCTATTTAACCGCCATAAGTTTATAAAGTGTAGCCAAATAGTCCTATCTGCTTTTGTGACAGGCGGATTGGTGACAGCACTTTTTGATTTTAGTGCACTGATTGAATATAAAAAGCTTGGTACGTTGGTAGCTGTTTTATTGTCTACAATTTTGCTTACCCTTAACTCCTACATTAAAGATTACGATCTTGGAGAAATTGCTCAAAAACATCGACAGGCAGGGGCAGATTTGTGGATCATCCGAGAGAAATATCTTTCCCTGTTAACGGATTTGCGTATGAAAACTGTGCCGCTTAATGATCTTTGTTTGCGGAGAGATAAGCTTACAGAAGATTTACATGCTGTTTATACTGGGGCACCGAGTACAAATTATAAGGCTTACGTGAAAGCTCAAAAAGCGCTGAAAGAACTTGAAGATATGACTTTTTCCGATGATGAGATAGATGAATTTCTTCCTAAAGAATTAAGGAGAAAATAA
- a CDS encoding nucleotidyltransferase: protein MSISEIFSQFINNLTINNTETISTRYGELTAALNRQFRDTDSKVANTLQVGSFGRKTGINNISDLDMLYIMPKNKWEHYDKPGGQLKLLQDTKDAIIKRYPTTNVRVDRLVVTVTYTNFHIEVQPVFEQEDMSYKYPDTKNGGSWKVTKPRKEMEAVANLNAEKNLNLRPLCKMARAWKNKHGIGIGGLLIDTLAYNFLNSTSTYDDKSYLYYDQLSRDFFKYLSELPPQNEYCAPGSGQRVKVKKSFQRLAKKTHELCLKAIEEKGKDNVNEKWKSIYGQPFPATQINRDLTSQTWDNTEEFIENKFPVDIRYQLKIDCEVIQRGYRKFLLRDMLIKRIPLKAEKKLKFLISELPSVGGCYQVYWKVLNRGEEAQRRNCVRGQITLDKGHKTKEENSNFQGDHIVECYLVKNNIVVSKDRIHVPIIANRSDYD, encoded by the coding sequence ATGAGTATTTCAGAGATATTTTCGCAATTCATTAACAATCTTACAATAAATAATACCGAGACTATCAGTACACGTTATGGTGAACTTACAGCAGCTCTTAACAGACAATTTCGAGATACAGACTCAAAGGTGGCAAACACACTTCAAGTGGGATCATTCGGTCGAAAAACTGGCATTAATAACATTTCTGATTTAGACATGCTTTACATTATGCCTAAGAATAAATGGGAACATTACGATAAACCTGGCGGTCAATTAAAGCTTTTGCAAGATACAAAAGATGCAATTATTAAACGTTATCCAACTACCAACGTTCGAGTTGATCGTCTTGTTGTGACTGTCACTTATACGAATTTCCATATTGAAGTACAGCCCGTTTTTGAGCAAGAGGATATGAGCTATAAATACCCTGACACTAAGAATGGTGGTAGTTGGAAAGTCACAAAACCAAGAAAGGAAATGGAGGCTGTTGCTAATTTAAATGCAGAAAAAAATTTAAATTTACGCCCATTATGTAAAATGGCGCGTGCATGGAAAAATAAACATGGTATTGGAATAGGTGGGTTACTGATTGACACGCTAGCTTATAATTTTCTTAACTCTACTTCGACTTATGACGATAAAAGCTATCTTTATTACGATCAGTTAAGTCGTGATTTTTTTAAATATCTTTCTGAGTTACCACCACAAAATGAGTATTGTGCTCCAGGAAGTGGACAGCGAGTAAAAGTAAAGAAAAGTTTCCAACGACTTGCTAAGAAAACACACGAGCTTTGCCTTAAAGCAATTGAGGAAAAGGGAAAAGATAACGTTAACGAAAAGTGGAAATCTATTTATGGACAGCCATTCCCGGCTACACAGATCAATAGAGACCTTACTTCTCAAACATGGGACAACACTGAGGAGTTCATTGAAAATAAATTTCCTGTCGACATACGTTATCAATTAAAAATTGACTGTGAAGTCATTCAGCGCGGTTATAGAAAATTTCTTCTTCGTGATATGTTGATTAAAAGAATTCCTTTGAAAGCAGAGAAAAAACTCAAATTTTTGATTTCTGAGCTTCCATCTGTAGGTGGATGTTATCAGGTTTATTGGAAAGTTTTAAATAGGGGAGAAGAAGCACAGCGCCGAAACTGTGTTCGTGGTCAGATAACATTAGATAAAGGTCACAAAACGAAAGAAGAAAACAGTAATTTCCAAGGAGATCATATTGTTGAATGCTATCTTGTCAAAAATAATATTGTTGTTTCTAAAGACAGAATACACGTTCCAATAATAGCAAACAGAAGCGATTATGACTGA
- a CDS encoding DUF4238 domain-containing protein has product MNSEMRIPNKKIRHHYVWAYYLRRWSSDKVNIWYISRTGKISNDGIKGLAREDNFYKIGFFKEKDVHLVKEIIKNCHVELQKQHVNFFKKFAEIQNLAKIASDITDNKDINDRITSNIFEDYFSSMEKRAIDLINSLNDGKTDYIENKDKYCELCLFVAYQYSRTLRMKRILIDALNTIEDTPHKALLRDFYQRNWWFMCSFFAGNLSYDMATNKSAKIFILNNETDIDFITSDQPVININPDGHKAENIDYYYPLSPKKALLIITSDNNYFNIKKLTKENVCFLNREIALQSYKTIFSINKDGINNNRDYCKVQIVDNLP; this is encoded by the coding sequence ATGAATAGTGAAATGAGAATTCCAAACAAGAAGATTAGGCACCACTACGTTTGGGCATATTATCTACGTAGATGGTCTAGTGATAAGGTAAACATTTGGTATATCAGCCGTACAGGTAAAATATCAAATGATGGTATTAAAGGGTTAGCTCGTGAAGATAACTTTTACAAAATAGGTTTTTTTAAGGAAAAAGATGTCCATCTAGTTAAAGAGATAATAAAAAATTGCCATGTAGAGTTACAAAAACAACACGTTAATTTCTTTAAAAAGTTTGCAGAAATTCAAAATCTTGCAAAAATAGCATCTGATATTACAGATAACAAAGATATAAATGATAGAATAACAAGTAATATATTTGAAGATTATTTTAGCTCAATGGAAAAGCGAGCTATTGATTTGATCAATAGTTTAAATGATGGAAAAACTGATTACATTGAGAATAAAGATAAATATTGTGAATTATGCCTCTTTGTCGCCTATCAATATTCAAGAACATTAAGGATGAAAAGGATTTTAATTGATGCGTTAAATACAATTGAGGATACGCCACACAAAGCATTGCTTAGAGATTTTTATCAGAGAAATTGGTGGTTTATGTGTTCATTTTTTGCTGGTAACCTATCATATGATATGGCTACAAATAAGTCAGCAAAGATATTTATCCTAAACAATGAAACTGATATTGACTTTATAACATCAGATCAACCTGTGATAAATATTAACCCTGATGGTCATAAGGCGGAAAACATAGATTATTACTATCCGTTATCACCAAAAAAAGCACTTCTAATAATAACTAGTGACAACAATTACTTTAATATAAAAAAATTAACTAAAGAGAATGTTTGTTTTTTGAATAGAGAGATTGCACTGCAATCATACAAAACAATATTTTCCATAAATAAAGATGGTATTAATAATAATAGGGACTATTGCAAAGTTCAAATTGTTGATAATCTTCCATAA
- a CDS encoding AAA family ATPase — protein MTTINKIAQWSKDKPIWWQHSLRLTLMHGKLDSEDLNEILKIAKMEHGLEKKNDNYPYCSSDLDFTGYFPEQHKVFLHSISDIQGVALLAENQTLEFSNENLIIIYGENGTGKSSYTNILKHCCLTRGDQPEIIGNAFNKNNPIPQAKISVICNEKKIQYFWNPEKPSIDILKSIRVFDSLSAHHYINKEDELGFKPIGLNLLSELSKAVNHVKLNMEEDNMANNGLINLPELTSCSVTAEFITKLSANTNEDDINLHIASVEELQRIEPLKKEIIQSKSQTVKIKKEELQQNIRILTPLKKICEDILNLLSDEAFENLKKQYVDKIKKETFAENMRQQTLKGLPLESIGGLNWLSLWQEAKNFIVKETKKKIFPLKKEEYCPLCLQEIDERSEKRMANLDKYLNAQAAKEAKKAKDLFDQNINELSNISLSLNSYEAALNLLNLHQDNLDKKFKKLFSKLEERKKLFSTSNLPEKIEKLDLKCIDELKYIFTNIEMQIESLYSDEDLLKLINKKELELSHLEDKKYVQENKENIISNIRRYKRIRMQDKILSECNTKSISDISSTINQSNVVQPLMDAFKNELSEFGFNRFNVEVDSRNKRGNQQFKISISNSKISTVAKIASEGEQRCIAIACFLAEMKADSRKSAVIFDDPVNSLSHGWSKRVAKRLVDESKERQVIIFTHSLTFCKLLLESAESKDIKHSNFTFERSFRDAGIIRCHAPWPALTTGGRIKALRKKLENIKKRSKNNTINQIHNECYNFYGYLRESWERLVEEKLLNKVVTRFERGIQTNRLSKLTDICQDDIDKINKAMKKCSTYLRGHDSATAIGEPYISIEEMEQDLNTIYNFSQELQNSPRCRS, from the coding sequence ATGACAACTATAAATAAAATTGCACAATGGTCTAAGGATAAGCCTATTTGGTGGCAGCATTCATTAAGACTCACATTGATGCACGGAAAATTAGACAGTGAAGATCTTAATGAAATATTAAAAATAGCAAAAATGGAACACGGGTTAGAGAAAAAAAATGATAATTATCCCTATTGCTCATCTGACTTAGATTTTACTGGTTATTTTCCAGAGCAGCATAAAGTATTTTTACATTCCATTTCAGATATTCAAGGAGTGGCTTTATTAGCAGAAAATCAAACATTGGAATTTTCTAATGAAAATTTAATTATAATTTATGGGGAGAATGGTACAGGGAAATCGAGTTACACAAACATATTAAAACATTGTTGTTTAACTCGCGGTGATCAACCTGAAATAATAGGGAATGCATTTAATAAAAATAATCCAATACCACAAGCAAAAATTTCGGTTATATGTAATGAAAAAAAAATTCAATATTTTTGGAATCCTGAAAAACCTAGCATTGACATCCTAAAATCAATACGAGTATTCGACAGTTTATCAGCACATCATTATATAAATAAAGAGGACGAATTAGGATTTAAACCTATCGGCTTAAATCTTTTATCCGAACTCAGTAAAGCTGTGAATCATGTTAAATTAAACATGGAAGAAGATAATATGGCAAATAATGGTTTAATAAATTTACCAGAACTAACATCTTGTAGTGTTACAGCTGAATTTATAACAAAGTTATCTGCGAATACAAACGAGGATGATATTAATCTACATATTGCTTCCGTTGAAGAATTACAAAGAATAGAACCACTAAAAAAAGAAATTATCCAAAGTAAATCTCAAACAGTCAAAATAAAGAAAGAAGAATTACAACAAAATATAAGAATCCTTACTCCTTTAAAAAAAATATGTGAAGACATCCTAAATTTATTAAGTGATGAAGCATTTGAAAATTTAAAAAAACAATATGTTGATAAGATAAAGAAAGAAACCTTCGCTGAAAATATGCGGCAACAAACATTGAAAGGCCTACCATTGGAATCTATTGGAGGATTAAATTGGCTAAGTTTATGGCAAGAAGCTAAAAATTTTATAGTCAAAGAAACTAAGAAAAAGATTTTTCCATTAAAAAAAGAAGAATATTGCCCTCTTTGCCTACAAGAAATTGATGAAAGAAGTGAAAAAAGAATGGCGAATCTGGACAAATATCTAAATGCACAGGCAGCAAAAGAAGCAAAAAAAGCTAAAGATTTATTTGATCAAAATATTAATGAATTATCAAATATTAGTCTTAGTTTAAATTCTTATGAAGCAGCACTTAATTTACTAAATTTACATCAAGATAATTTAGATAAAAAATTCAAAAAACTATTTTCTAAACTAGAAGAAAGAAAAAAATTGTTTAGTACATCAAACTTACCTGAGAAAATTGAAAAGTTAGATTTAAAATGTATTGATGAATTAAAATATATTTTTACAAATATTGAAATGCAAATTGAAAGTCTTTATTCAGATGAAGATCTTTTAAAATTAATAAATAAAAAAGAATTAGAACTTTCTCATCTAGAAGATAAAAAATACGTGCAGGAAAATAAAGAAAATATTATTTCAAATATCAGAAGATACAAAAGAATCAGAATGCAGGACAAAATTCTTTCTGAATGTAATACAAAATCTATATCAGATATATCTTCAACAATAAATCAATCTAATGTTGTTCAACCTTTAATGGACGCTTTTAAAAACGAATTATCAGAGTTTGGATTTAATCGATTTAATGTTGAAGTAGACTCCAGGAATAAACGTGGAAATCAACAATTTAAAATAAGTATTTCAAATTCAAAAATATCTACTGTCGCAAAAATTGCAAGTGAAGGTGAACAACGTTGTATTGCAATAGCTTGTTTCTTAGCTGAAATGAAAGCTGATTCAAGAAAGTCAGCAGTAATATTTGATGACCCAGTAAATTCATTGAGTCATGGATGGAGCAAACGAGTAGCGAAACGTTTAGTTGATGAATCAAAAGAAAGACAAGTTATTATTTTTACTCATAGCCTTACTTTTTGTAAATTATTGCTTGAATCAGCTGAAAGTAAAGATATAAAACACTCCAATTTTACATTTGAACGATCGTTCAGAGATGCAGGTATAATTAGATGCCATGCTCCATGGCCTGCTTTAACAACCGGCGGACGTATAAAGGCTCTTCGAAAAAAATTAGAAAATATAAAAAAACGAAGTAAAAACAATACAATTAATCAAATTCACAATGAATGCTACAACTTTTACGGGTATTTGCGCGAAAGTTGGGAAAGACTTGTTGAAGAAAAACTACTTAATAAGGTTGTAACTCGCTTTGAACGAGGAATTCAAACTAATCGATTATCTAAACTAACTGATATATGTCAAGATGATATTGATAAAATTAATAAAGCAATGAAAAAGTGTAGCACTTATTTAAGAGGTCATGACAGCGCTACAGCCATAGGTGAGCCATATATATCTATTGAGGAAATGGAGCAAGATTTGAATACAATTTACAATTTCTCACAAGAGCTTCAAAATAGTCCAAGATGCAGATCATAA
- a CDS encoding recombinase family protein: MRLFGYARVSTSQQSLDIQVKALKEAGVRANRIFTDKVSGSHTKRDGLNLLRLKVEEGDIILIKKLDRLGRDTADMIQLIKEFDQEGVAIRFLDDGISTEGTMGKMIVTILSAVAQAERQRILERTNEGRLEAKLKGVQFGRKRSVDREKIRQLRSQGIGATAIARQLNIARSTVYKVIY, from the coding sequence ATGCGGCTTTTTGGTTATGCCAGAGTTTCAACCAGTCAACAATCGCTCGATATTCAAGTTAAAGCCCTTAAAGAAGCTGGGGTAAGAGCGAATCGAATTTTTACTGATAAGGTCTCAGGTAGCCATACCAAACGGGATGGACTCAATCTATTGCGTTTGAAAGTCGAAGAGGGCGATATTATTTTGATTAAAAAACTGGATCGTCTTGGTCGTGATACCGCCGATATGATCCAATTAATAAAAGAGTTCGACCAAGAAGGGGTGGCGATACGATTTTTAGATGATGGTATCAGTACCGAAGGTACGATGGGCAAAATGATAGTAACCATCTTATCAGCAGTGGCTCAGGCAGAACGCCAACGTATTTTAGAACGGACAAACGAAGGCCGGCTGGAAGCAAAATTAAAAGGTGTTCAGTTTGGGCGTAAGCGCAGCGTTGATCGAGAAAAAATTAGACAACTACGTTCTCAGGGAATAGGAGCAACAGCAATTGCTCGTCAATTAAATATTGCGCGCTCAACGGTTTATAAGGTAATTTATTAA